In a single window of the Frondihabitans peucedani genome:
- a CDS encoding GDP-mannose 4,6-dehydratase, whose translation MPRALITGVSGQTGSYLAENLLARGWEVHGVQREDTRDPIVPAAVEVHQADLADFPATARVVADVEPDTLFNLAALSSVAASWQRPIETALLNGAAVANLLDAVRSLPASAPGLPRGFVQASSAEIFGAADESPQSETTPIRPVNPYGASKAYGHTLVGAYRASGLRASSVILYNHESPRRPEAFVTRKITAGVARIARGEQDGLVLGNLDARRDWGWAPDYAEALARVGSATESDDYVVATGESHSIHDFVAAAFAAAGITDWEGLVSVDPAFVRPTDAAELRGDASKIRTALGWEPTKTFAAVVAAMVEHDLA comes from the coding sequence ATGCCACGCGCACTGATCACCGGCGTCTCCGGGCAGACCGGCAGCTACCTCGCCGAGAACCTCCTCGCCCGCGGCTGGGAGGTGCACGGCGTCCAGCGGGAAGACACCCGCGACCCGATCGTCCCGGCCGCCGTCGAGGTGCACCAGGCCGACCTGGCCGACTTCCCGGCGACCGCGAGGGTCGTCGCCGACGTCGAGCCCGACACCCTGTTCAACCTCGCGGCGCTGTCGTCGGTCGCGGCCTCCTGGCAGAGACCGATCGAGACGGCGCTGCTGAACGGCGCCGCGGTCGCGAACCTGCTCGACGCCGTCCGGTCGCTCCCCGCGTCGGCGCCCGGTCTCCCCCGCGGGTTCGTGCAGGCCTCGAGCGCCGAGATCTTCGGCGCCGCCGACGAGTCGCCGCAGAGCGAGACCACGCCGATCCGCCCGGTCAACCCCTATGGCGCGTCGAAGGCCTACGGCCACACCCTCGTCGGTGCCTACCGCGCCTCGGGGCTCCGGGCCTCCAGCGTCATCCTCTACAACCACGAGTCGCCTCGCCGACCCGAGGCCTTCGTGACGCGGAAGATCACCGCCGGTGTCGCCAGGATCGCGCGCGGCGAGCAGGACGGCCTCGTCCTCGGCAACCTCGACGCCCGCCGCGACTGGGGCTGGGCGCCCGACTACGCCGAGGCCCTGGCCCGGGTCGGCAGCGCGACCGAGAGCGACGACTACGTCGTCGCGACCGGGGAGTCCCACTCCATCCACGACTTCGTCGCCGCAGCCTTTGCCGCCGCCGGGATCACCGACTGGGAGGGCCTGGTGTCGGTCGACCCCGCGTTCGTCCGGCCGACCGACGCGGCCGAGCTCCGCGGCGATGCGTCGAAGATCCGGACCGCGCTGGGCTGGGAGCCCACGAAGACCTTCGCGGCCGTCGTCGCGGCGATGGTCGAGCACGACCTGGCCTGA